A stretch of DNA from Chloroflexota bacterium:
AGCAAGGCGGCTACTTCGCACTGCCGGAGGGCATAGGGCTTGGCATAGAACTAGACGAATCCGCGATGCAGCAGTATCCGCCCGGCGACGACAGCCACCCGGAAGGCTACCTGCAAGCCGCGCACTTCCCGTCCCGCCAGCAGAATACTTGGATTTAGGCATCCTACATCCTTACGGACAACCCAAAAATGGGGCAAGCACAATTACTTGCTACACCCCGCATTTAGCCCTCCTCCAACAAAGGGGGAGGGACTTCTACAAGTGGCAAGATACTGCTGAATTGTGAGTTGCCATTCATAGCGCTTGAGATTTCCAAGTTCTGGACTGCCCCGAAAATCGGATTTGAAGCGCGGACGATTTCCTGCTAATATACTCGCGCAGCCAATCCCTACCGGAACGGTGAGCGCTACAATGAAATCTACAAGCATCAGGTTCGCCGCTCGCGTGGGCGGCAATATATGTACTCGTGTGAAAAAGCCTTCCCGCAAAGGCGTGGGAAGGCTTTTTGCGTCTTCAGGTAGGCGGCAATGAATCGCGGCAGCATCACCGATGTGCCGGGCATCCGCGTAGGTCATCAGACAGACCGCTCGGCTGCTACCGGCTGCACCGTCGTCCTGTGCGAGGGCGGCGCAGTCGGAGGCGTCGATGTGCGCGGCTCAGCGCCCGGCACTCGCGAGACCGACTTGCTGCATCCCACCGCAACGGTGAACGAAGTGCATGCCGTGCTGCTCAGCGGCGGCAGCGCGTTCGGTCTAGCGGCTGCGAGCGGGGTCGTGCGCCATCTGGAATCGAAAGGAGTGGGCGTGCATTTCGGCGGCGCGGTTATTCCCATCGTCCCGGCTGCCATCCTGTTCGATTTGGGGCTCGTGCAAGGCGATATACGCCCAACCGCCGAAGACGGTGAAGTGGCATGCGTGAACGCCGCAGAATCCGCGCCGGCGCAGGGCAGCGTGGGCGCAGGAACAGGCGCGACCGTCGGCAAGATGCTCGGCATGGACCGTGCGATGAAGGGCGGCATCGGCACGGCAAGCATCACGCTAGACGACGGGACGCCTGCCGATGGAGCGAACGGCGGACTGACGGTCGGCGCAATTGTCGCGGTCAATGCTATCGGCGGTGTGTATGACGCTGCGAGCGGGCGGATCATCGCCGGTCCGCGCAGCGACGACGGCGCGATATTGGACGCAATGGATGTCGCGGTATCGCCGTCAGCGCATTCAATACAGGCGGACGCGCCATCAAACACCACCATCGGCGTGGTCGCCACCAATGCCACGCTGAACAAACCGCAGGTGAACAAGCTCGCGGCAGCGGCGCAGGACGGCATCGCGCTCGCCGTGCGTCCCGCGCACCTGATGGGCGACGGCGACACGATGTTCGCGCTCGCCACCGGCGAAAGGGAGGCCGCATTCAACATGAACAGCATTCTCACTGCCGCAGTCATCTGCGTAAGCGAGGCAATCGTGAACGCCGTGCGCCAGGCAGACTCGCTTGGCGGCGTACCGTCGGTCAAGGACATTGCGAATCATGGCTAGTCTCGACAGGACATCGCTAATCGGGTTCATCGGTGCCGGCAGAGTCGGCGGCTCGCTTGCGCTCGCAATGTCGCGAGCGGGATACGCCGTCGTCGCCGTGTCGAGCCGCACATTGGCGTCGCGCGAATCGTTCGCCGCTCGCATCGAAGGCTGCATCGCGTATCCGGACTTTCAGAATACAGTCGATGCCTGCGACATGCTGTTTGTCAGCACATCCGACGACGCAATTTCGCAGGTCGTAGAGTCCGTCGATTGGCGCGATGGGCAAGGCGTGGCGCACTGTTCCGGCGCGGCGTCTCTCGATGTTCTCGAAGCGGCGCAGGAACAAGGCGCGTCGCCTGGCGCGTTCCACCCGATGCAGGCGTTTTCGTCAGTGGAGAACGGCGTATTGAGCATACCCGGCATCACATTCGGCATAGAAGGCGATGCTGAAATGCGGGAGTATCTGGCAGCAATCGCAGCGGACATCGGCGGCAACCCGGTGTTTCTCGAAGCGAAGGACAAGGCGCTCTATCATGTAAGCGGCGTAATGATGGGTAACCTGCTGACATGCTTGGTCGGCATATCGGCGGAAGTCTGGGAGCATTTCGGATACACGCGCGACGACGGAGTCAAGGCGCTCGTCCCGATGATGCGCGCCATCGCCTACAATGTGGAAACATCGGGCATTCCTGCGGCTGTCGCGGGACCCTACCCACGCGGAGATTTAGGTACGGCGATCAAGCACGTGGAAGCGCTCCAATCCGACCACCCGGACTTGCTGCCACTCTACCGCGAACTCGCCTTGGCGAGCCTGCATCTTGCCGTCGAACAAGGCTTGTCCGCTGAACGGGAAGGCGAGTTTCGCAGGATTCTCACCGGAAGCAACAATGACTGATATGTCAGCAAGCACCTATCACAATTGACCACCTCAAGCCCTTTACGAACAGCTCTAATCTCGATCTCACGGCAATCTGCCCCCGTTGCAAGGGAGGAAGAAATATGAGAACCACCATCAGGGAAATCGCGGCAATGAAGCGGCGTGGCGAGCGTATCTCAATGATTACCGCATACGACTACACCTCCGCGCGCATCGTGGAGGCGGCGGGCGTTGACATCATTCTTGTCGGCGACAGCCTCGGGCAGGTGGTGCTCGGCTACGATTCCACCGTGCCCGTGACGATGGACGACATGCTTCACCACATCAAGACGGTCGTGCGCGGCACGAGCAAGGTGCACATCGTTGGCGACCTGCCGTTCATGAGCTATCAGGCGAGCGAAGTTGAGGCTATACGCAACGCCGGCCGGCTGCTTAAGGAAGGCGGCGCGCAGTCGGTCAAGCTTGAAGGCGGCAGGCAGGTGGCGGACACGATGCACCGCATCGTGCAAGCGGGCATTCCCGTAATGGCGCATATCGGGCTGACACCGCAGGCTGTCAATCAGCTAGGCGGCTATCGTATTCAAGGCAAGACGACGCGCGCGGCTATCGAACTCATCGAGGACGCGAAGGCAGTGGAAGACGCGGGCGCGTTTGCAATCGTGCTGGAAGGCGTCCCCTCCCAGCTCGCGGGCATGATAACCGCGCGCCTGACAATCCCGACCATCGGCATCGGCGCGGGCGTTCACTGCGACGGGCAGGTGCAGGTTTTCCACGACATGATGGGCTTGTACACCGACTTCACGCCAAAGCACGCTCGCAAGTACGCGCACCTCGCCGAGCTGATGCGCGATGCAGTCGCGGAGTACATTCACGATGTCCGCGCGCAGTCGTTCCCGTCCGAAGACGAGAGTTTCACGCTGTCACCGGCGGTACTAGCCGAGCTGACCGGCGATCCGCAGGTCACCGCGCAGGGTGAACGCTGATGCGGGTAATCGAATCGGTCGCCGCCTTTCGCGAGGCGCACGCGGTTGCCGAAAAGCCGCTGGGACTCGTCCCCACAATGGGCTTTCTACACGAGGGCCACATGGCGCTCGTCCGCCGCGCGCGCAAGGAAAACGGCACCGTCACAGTCAGCATCTTCGTCAACCCGACGCAGTTCGGCCCAAGCGAAGACTTCGAGACATACCCTCGTGACATGGACGCAGACCTCGCGCAGCTAGATGGCGCAGGTGTTGACTTGGTGTTCGCCCCGCCCGTTGACGAAGTGTATCCGTTTGGCTTCGACACATTCGTCGATGTCGGTCGCATCGGCGAGCGACTAGAAGGCGAACACCGCGCCGGTCACTTTCGCGGCGTGGCGACGGTTGTGTGCAAGCTGCTCACCATCGTACGGCCCGACAGGGCATACTTCGGGCAAAAGGACGCGCAGCAGTGCCTCGTAGTGAAGCGCCTGAACACAGACCTGAATCTCGGCGCGGAGATCGTTGTCTGCCCAACGGTGCGCGACCCGGACGGTCTCGCGCTTAGCAGCCGCAATGTATATCTCAGCGCATCGGAGCGAGAGGTGGCATTGTCGCTGCATCGCTCGCTGACGGTTGCCTGCCAATTGCGCAATCAGGGCGAAACCGATGCCAACCTGGTGAGGCGGCGCATGCGTGAAATAATAACCGCATATCCATCCGCAGCCATCGACTACATCAGCGTCGCAGATGCGGAAGATCTCAGCGAACTCAATATAATTGACCGCCCTGCCCTAGTATCGCTCGCCGTCAGGATCGGCAGAACGCGGCTCATCGACAATGTGATACTATAAGCGACGGTCAGACAATCAGACTGAAAGGCAGCCGCAAGGAGACAATCGTTTGAAAATCCTCGTTACGAACGACGATGGCGTTGATTCACCAGGGCTTTGGGAAATGGTGGGCGCGCTCAAAGACCTCGGCGAAGTCGTGGTTGCCGCGCCCGACCGCGAGCAGAGCGGAATAGGCACCGCTACAACGCTTCTGGAAGTGGTCAAGGCGCGCGAAGTCGATACGCCGCCCGTCGAAGGCGTTCACGCATACGCCGTAGAGGGAACGCCCGCCGACTGCGCCATTCTAGCCATTGAGCAACTTTCACCGGGTGGATTCGACATAGTGCTGTCGGGCATCAACGCAGGCTCGAACCTCGGACTAGACCTATTCGCTTCTGGCACCGTAGGCGGCGCATTTCAGGGATATTTCAGGG
This window harbors:
- the panB gene encoding 3-methyl-2-oxobutanoate hydroxymethyltransferase; the protein is MRTTIREIAAMKRRGERISMITAYDYTSARIVEAAGVDIILVGDSLGQVVLGYDSTVPVTMDDMLHHIKTVVRGTSKVHIVGDLPFMSYQASEVEAIRNAGRLLKEGGAQSVKLEGGRQVADTMHRIVQAGIPVMAHIGLTPQAVNQLGGYRIQGKTTRAAIELIEDAKAVEDAGAFAIVLEGVPSQLAGMITARLTIPTIGIGAGVHCDGQVQVFHDMMGLYTDFTPKHARKYAHLAELMRDAVAEYIHDVRAQSFPSEDESFTLSPAVLAELTGDPQVTAQGER
- a CDS encoding P1 family peptidase translates to MNRGSITDVPGIRVGHQTDRSAATGCTVVLCEGGAVGGVDVRGSAPGTRETDLLHPTATVNEVHAVLLSGGSAFGLAAASGVVRHLESKGVGVHFGGAVIPIVPAAILFDLGLVQGDIRPTAEDGEVACVNAAESAPAQGSVGAGTGATVGKMLGMDRAMKGGIGTASITLDDGTPADGANGGLTVGAIVAVNAIGGVYDAASGRIIAGPRSDDGAILDAMDVAVSPSAHSIQADAPSNTTIGVVATNATLNKPQVNKLAAAAQDGIALAVRPAHLMGDGDTMFALATGEREAAFNMNSILTAAVICVSEAIVNAVRQADSLGGVPSVKDIANHG
- a CDS encoding DUF2520 domain-containing protein, with the protein product MASLDRTSLIGFIGAGRVGGSLALAMSRAGYAVVAVSSRTLASRESFAARIEGCIAYPDFQNTVDACDMLFVSTSDDAISQVVESVDWRDGQGVAHCSGAASLDVLEAAQEQGASPGAFHPMQAFSSVENGVLSIPGITFGIEGDAEMREYLAAIAADIGGNPVFLEAKDKALYHVSGVMMGNLLTCLVGISAEVWEHFGYTRDDGVKALVPMMRAIAYNVETSGIPAAVAGPYPRGDLGTAIKHVEALQSDHPDLLPLYRELALASLHLAVEQGLSAEREGEFRRILTGSNND
- a CDS encoding pantoate--beta-alanine ligase; amino-acid sequence: MRVIESVAAFREAHAVAEKPLGLVPTMGFLHEGHMALVRRARKENGTVTVSIFVNPTQFGPSEDFETYPRDMDADLAQLDGAGVDLVFAPPVDEVYPFGFDTFVDVGRIGERLEGEHRAGHFRGVATVVCKLLTIVRPDRAYFGQKDAQQCLVVKRLNTDLNLGAEIVVCPTVRDPDGLALSSRNVYLSASEREVALSLHRSLTVACQLRNQGETDANLVRRRMREIITAYPSAAIDYISVADAEDLSELNIIDRPALVSLAVRIGRTRLIDNVIL